From the Pseudomonas putida genome, one window contains:
- a CDS encoding PepSY-associated TM helix domain-containing protein: MKEGFRQAMAWLHTWTGLIFGWLLFAIFLTGTLSYFKDEVSHWAQPEVRRHALDPVASLGLAQRYLESNAAHSGSWMIRLPSEREAALNVGWRDPEGGRRGFVRKDLDAQSGQPVEARDSRGGDFFYRFHFELQMPYPWGRWLSTLCAFIMLLGLVTGIITHKKIFKEFFTFRPGKGQRSWLDGHNAIGVLVLPFHLMISYSSLVLFMYMVMPASIMASYGNTGDYFNDLFGRDEAPRVANVAAPLVPLASLYAKVQAQVPGARMGFIQVQNAGDRNARVTFTQSSADNVPYKRSASWTFDGATGELLKQGAPESATMMTSFSFAGLHMGNYAGPWLRWLYFAFGLAGTAVIGTGLVMWLGKRQLKHAKSERLPGELRLVEVLNIASMSGLILAVAGFFWANRLLTVSLQGRADWEVNTFFLVWLVSLLHAVLRPGRKAWGEQLALGALAFALLPLLNALSTGQGLNASMPAGDWAMAGFDLTALACGLFLAWAASKMLRAPKPVAKRAPRATKAATKRVEVL; this comes from the coding sequence ATGAAGGAAGGCTTCCGCCAGGCGATGGCCTGGCTGCATACCTGGACCGGCCTGATCTTTGGCTGGCTGCTGTTCGCCATCTTCCTTACTGGCACCCTGTCGTACTTCAAGGATGAAGTCAGCCACTGGGCGCAGCCGGAAGTGCGCCGCCATGCACTCGACCCGGTAGCCAGCCTGGGGCTGGCCCAGCGCTATCTGGAGAGCAACGCCGCGCATTCGGGCAGCTGGATGATCCGCCTGCCCAGCGAGCGCGAGGCTGCCTTGAACGTCGGCTGGCGCGACCCCGAGGGCGGGCGTCGAGGCTTTGTCAGGAAGGATCTGGACGCGCAGAGCGGGCAGCCGGTCGAGGCGCGTGACAGCCGTGGCGGCGATTTCTTCTATCGGTTCCATTTCGAACTGCAGATGCCGTATCCGTGGGGCCGCTGGCTGTCGACGCTGTGCGCCTTCATCATGCTGCTGGGGCTGGTCACCGGGATCATCACCCACAAGAAGATCTTCAAGGAGTTCTTCACCTTCCGCCCCGGCAAGGGCCAGCGCTCATGGCTGGATGGCCACAACGCCATCGGCGTGCTGGTGTTGCCGTTCCACCTGATGATCAGCTACAGCAGCCTGGTGCTGTTCATGTACATGGTCATGCCGGCCAGCATCATGGCCAGCTATGGTAATACCGGCGATTACTTCAATGACCTGTTCGGCCGCGACGAGGCCCCCAGGGTGGCCAATGTCGCTGCACCCCTGGTGCCGCTGGCGAGCCTCTATGCCAAGGTTCAGGCGCAGGTGCCAGGCGCGCGCATGGGCTTCATCCAGGTGCAGAACGCCGGTGATCGCAATGCCCGTGTCACCTTCACCCAGTCATCGGCGGACAACGTCCCCTACAAGCGCAGTGCCAGCTGGACCTTCGATGGTGCCACCGGTGAACTGCTGAAACAGGGCGCCCCGGAAAGCGCAACGATGATGACCTCCTTCAGTTTCGCCGGCCTGCACATGGGCAACTACGCCGGGCCTTGGCTGCGTTGGTTGTACTTTGCCTTCGGGCTTGCCGGTACAGCGGTGATCGGCACTGGCCTGGTCATGTGGCTGGGCAAGCGTCAGCTCAAGCATGCCAAGAGCGAACGCCTGCCGGGCGAACTGCGCCTGGTCGAAGTGCTCAACATCGCCAGCATGAGCGGCCTGATCCTGGCTGTGGCCGGCTTCTTCTGGGCCAACCGGCTGCTGACCGTGTCACTGCAAGGGCGCGCCGACTGGGAGGTGAACACGTTCTTCCTGGTCTGGCTGGTGTCGCTGCTGCATGCCGTGCTGCGCCCGGGGCGCAAGGCCTGGGGCGAGCAGCTGGCACTGGGCGCACTGGCCTTTGCCCTGCTGCCATTGCTCAATGCCCTGAGCACGGGCCAAGGGTTGAACGCCTCTATGCCTGCGGGTGACTGGGCCATGGCCGGGTTCGACCTTACCGCCCTGGCGTGCGGGCTGTTCCTGGCCTGGGCCGCAAGCAAGATGCTGCGCGCCCCGAAGCCTGTCGCCAAGCGTGCGCCACGGGCGACCAAGGCAGCGACCAAAAGGGTCGAGGTGCTGTGA
- a CDS encoding DUF3325 domain-containing protein, producing MLSIALIEYAGFAALCLAMDKHFSELLKRKPGPGQLRVLRVAGWLLLTLSLFLCVHWRGWAHGLVEWVALLMAGATLWVFCLPYLPRVLLGLAAVSLVLGPLLAVFAG from the coding sequence ATGCTGAGTATTGCCCTGATCGAATACGCCGGCTTCGCCGCATTGTGCCTGGCGATGGACAAACACTTCAGCGAGCTGCTCAAGCGCAAGCCCGGCCCCGGTCAGTTGCGTGTATTGCGCGTTGCGGGCTGGCTGTTGCTGACTTTGTCGCTGTTCCTCTGCGTTCACTGGCGTGGCTGGGCTCACGGTCTGGTGGAGTGGGTCGCGCTGTTGATGGCTGGTGCCACCTTGTGGGTGTTCTGCTTGCCCTATCTGCCACGTGTGCTGTTAGGCCTGGCTGCTGTCAGCTTGGTACTGGGCCCGCTGTTGGCCGTGTTTGCCGGGTGA
- a CDS encoding RNA polymerase sigma factor, with protein MSETESDGTRARFVEVFLAQRARMEALVSRRVGCRATASDLVQELFLRFWRRPEVKVEALDTYLLRCAGNLAIDHLRSEGSRERVAEASLPLDEAGLAQAPEQAVEVDHDLQRVEAALRALPERTRQIFLLNRVHGCTYGEIAKAMELSQSSVEKHMMRALEACKASVAEPATFTRRPGSARR; from the coding sequence TTGAGCGAAACCGAGAGCGACGGCACCCGCGCGCGCTTCGTCGAGGTATTCCTGGCCCAGCGTGCGCGCATGGAGGCGCTGGTCAGTCGCCGGGTGGGCTGCCGTGCCACCGCGTCCGACCTGGTACAGGAGTTGTTCCTGCGCTTCTGGCGCCGCCCCGAGGTAAAGGTCGAAGCGCTCGACACCTACCTCTTGCGCTGCGCCGGCAACCTGGCCATTGATCACCTGCGCAGTGAGGGCAGCCGCGAACGCGTCGCCGAAGCATCGCTGCCGCTGGATGAAGCCGGCCTGGCCCAGGCGCCGGAGCAGGCTGTCGAGGTCGATCATGACCTGCAGCGCGTGGAAGCCGCCTTGCGAGCACTGCCCGAGCGTACCCGGCAGATCTTTCTGCTCAATCGCGTTCACGGCTGCACATACGGCGAAATCGCCAAGGCCATGGAGCTTTCCCAGAGCAGTGTGGAAAAGCATATGATGCGCGCCCTCGAAGCGTGCAAGGCCAGTGTTGCCGAGCCCGCGACCTTCACTCGCAGGCCTGGGAGCGCCCGCCGATGA
- a CDS encoding FecR family protein, whose product MSHPDLITAAQSEAALQWLIRINEQPAAASSAAFKRWLLEDPQHREAYAEAQLLWQLSEAPAARLAEEEQADLQRYLLAMAKPPAKGHWRRAGMALAAACLVLAVSMAGGWRPSDWLLNLQADFSSSDAIRLVTLADQSQVTLDAGSAITVDFEQGERRVRVLHGAAFFQVTHTGQPFVVEAAGGEVRVLGTQFEVRDQGQGAQVTVRSGRVAVIPAAGQVGQVLTANQQLVYADGQAGELASVDSDSRLAWRQGWLNYYQVPLAQVVADLGRYYPGRIVLLDGELGRRKVSGSFPVDEPLAALDSLGKVLGFSRQTLLGRLTVIR is encoded by the coding sequence ATGAGCCATCCAGACCTGATCACCGCAGCCCAGTCCGAGGCTGCCTTGCAGTGGCTGATCCGCATCAACGAACAGCCGGCAGCGGCCAGCAGCGCGGCGTTCAAGCGTTGGTTGCTGGAAGACCCGCAGCATCGCGAAGCCTACGCCGAGGCCCAGTTGCTGTGGCAGCTCAGCGAAGCGCCGGCAGCGCGTCTGGCCGAGGAAGAACAGGCAGATTTGCAGCGCTACTTGCTGGCCATGGCCAAGCCGCCTGCGAAAGGGCATTGGCGGCGCGCCGGCATGGCATTGGCCGCGGCGTGCCTGGTGCTGGCCGTCAGCATGGCGGGCGGCTGGCGGCCCAGTGACTGGTTGTTGAACCTGCAGGCCGATTTCAGCAGCAGTGATGCGATTCGCCTGGTGACCCTGGCGGACCAGTCACAGGTGACCCTGGATGCGGGCAGTGCCATCACCGTCGACTTCGAGCAAGGCGAACGCCGTGTGCGCGTGTTGCATGGCGCAGCGTTCTTCCAGGTTACCCACACGGGGCAACCATTCGTGGTGGAAGCCGCTGGCGGCGAAGTAAGGGTGCTGGGCACGCAGTTCGAAGTACGCGACCAGGGGCAGGGCGCCCAGGTCACCGTGCGCAGCGGGCGCGTGGCGGTTATCCCGGCAGCGGGGCAGGTCGGCCAGGTACTGACGGCCAATCAGCAGCTGGTCTATGCCGACGGGCAAGCAGGTGAGCTGGCGAGCGTGGACAGCGACAGCCGCCTGGCCTGGCGCCAAGGATGGCTGAATTATTACCAGGTACCGCTGGCGCAGGTGGTGGCAGACCTGGGCCGCTACTACCCCGGGCGCATCGTGTTGCTCGACGGCGAGTTGGGGCGGCGCAAGGTCAGCGGCAGCTTCCCGGTGGATGAGCCTTTGGCAGCTCTGGACTCGCTGGGCAAGGTGCTGGGCTTCTCGCGGCAAACCTTGTTGGGGCGGCTGACCGTAATTCGCTGA